One genomic segment of Amycolatopsis sp. WQ 127309 includes these proteins:
- the tsaB gene encoding tRNA (adenosine(37)-N6)-threonylcarbamoyltransferase complex dimerization subunit type 1 TsaB has product MLVLAIDTSTPAVTAGVVALDGDRVETRGDRVTVDPRAHGELITPHALAAAEAAGVTLKDLDAIVVGVGPGPFTGLRAGMATAAAFGHALGIPVYPVGSLDAIAADVAPGEKPFLVLTDARRREVYWAAYDASGARTHGPDVQRPADLETDVKAAAGDGAVLYGAVLDVRPIEPRFPSPAGLVKAARSALLAQETPAPLTPLYLRRPDAAEPSAPKRVTAP; this is encoded by the coding sequence GTGTTGGTACTGGCGATCGATACCTCGACCCCGGCGGTCACCGCGGGCGTCGTCGCACTGGACGGCGACCGGGTCGAGACGCGCGGCGACCGCGTCACCGTCGACCCGCGCGCCCACGGCGAGCTGATCACGCCGCACGCGCTGGCCGCGGCCGAAGCCGCCGGCGTCACCCTCAAGGACCTCGACGCCATCGTCGTCGGCGTCGGCCCGGGGCCGTTCACCGGCCTGCGCGCCGGCATGGCCACCGCGGCCGCCTTCGGCCACGCGCTCGGCATCCCGGTGTACCCGGTCGGCAGCCTCGACGCGATCGCCGCCGACGTCGCCCCGGGCGAGAAGCCGTTCCTCGTGCTCACCGACGCCCGCCGCCGCGAGGTCTACTGGGCGGCCTACGACGCGTCCGGCGCGCGCACGCACGGCCCCGACGTCCAGCGCCCGGCCGACCTCGAAACCGACGTCAAGGCGGCGGCCGGCGACGGCGCGGTCCTCTACGGCGCGGTGCTCGACGTCCGGCCGATCGAGCCGCGCTTCCCGTCGCCCGCCGGGCTGGTCAAGGCCGCTCGGAGCGCCCTGCTCGCGCAGGAGACGCCCGCGCCGCTGACGCCGTTGTACCTGCGGCGCCCCGACGCCGCCGAGCCGTCGGCGCCGAAGCGGGTGACCGCGCCGTGA
- the rimI gene encoding ribosomal protein S18-alanine N-acetyltransferase produces the protein MRLDPLRRKDIARCVEIEKILFPGDDPWNAHAFHSELDIGHFYLAARPDEGDEVLGYGGLAVLGRRRGEYEATVHTLGVAPEYQGQGIGKALLLALLERADEFGAPVFLEVRTDNTTALGLYERHGFERLGIRKRYYQPSGADAYTMVRPARTRDEVAG, from the coding sequence GTGAGACTCGATCCCCTGCGCCGCAAGGACATCGCCCGCTGCGTCGAGATCGAGAAGATCCTCTTCCCCGGGGACGACCCGTGGAACGCCCACGCGTTCCACTCCGAGCTGGACATCGGCCACTTCTACCTGGCCGCCCGCCCGGACGAGGGTGACGAGGTGCTCGGGTACGGCGGGCTGGCCGTCCTCGGGCGGCGCCGCGGCGAGTACGAGGCGACCGTGCACACCCTCGGCGTCGCGCCGGAGTACCAGGGCCAAGGCATCGGCAAGGCGCTGCTGCTGGCCCTGCTCGAACGCGCCGACGAGTTCGGGGCACCGGTGTTCCTCGAGGTCCGCACGGACAACACGACCGCGCTCGGGCTGTACGAGCGCCACGGCTTCGAACGGCTCGGCATCCGGAAGCGCTACTACCAGCCTTCCGGCGCCGACGCGTACACGATGGTCCGCCCCGCGCGGACGCGAGACGAGGTGGCGGGCTGA
- the tsaD gene encoding tRNA (adenosine(37)-N6)-threonylcarbamoyltransferase complex transferase subunit TsaD, with amino-acid sequence MSRIIMGIESSCDETGVGLVRLHDDGTLELLADEVASSVEQHARFGGVVPEVASRAHLEAMVPTTERAFATAGLSLSDVDAIAVTAGPGLAGALLVGVSAAKAYATALDVPLYGVNHLAGHIAVDTLQHGPLPAPCLALLVSGGHTQLLRVDDIASSITELGSTVDDAAGEAYDKVARVLGLPYPGGPPIDKAAKNGNPAAIAFPRGMTGPRDAKFDFSFSGLKTSVARWVEGAQRRGEEIPVDDVAASFQEAVADVLTAKAIRAAKEQGIGTIVISGGVAANSRLSSLAAERCAAAGIELRVPRPRLCTDNGAMIAALGAHVVAAKRPTAALDFSANPALPVTVISL; translated from the coding sequence ATGTCGCGCATCATCATGGGCATCGAGAGCTCGTGCGACGAGACCGGCGTCGGCCTGGTCCGCCTGCACGACGACGGCACGCTCGAGCTGCTGGCCGACGAGGTCGCCTCGAGCGTCGAGCAGCACGCGCGCTTCGGCGGCGTCGTGCCCGAGGTCGCCAGCCGGGCGCACCTCGAAGCGATGGTCCCGACGACTGAACGGGCTTTCGCCACGGCCGGGCTGTCACTGTCCGATGTGGACGCCATCGCCGTGACGGCGGGGCCGGGCCTCGCGGGCGCGCTGCTCGTCGGCGTCTCCGCGGCGAAGGCGTACGCGACGGCGCTGGACGTGCCGCTCTACGGCGTCAACCACCTGGCCGGGCACATCGCGGTGGACACGTTGCAGCACGGGCCGTTGCCGGCGCCGTGCCTGGCGCTGCTGGTCTCCGGCGGGCACACGCAGCTGCTGCGCGTCGACGACATCGCGTCGTCGATCACCGAGCTGGGGTCCACTGTGGACGACGCGGCGGGGGAGGCGTACGACAAGGTCGCGCGCGTGCTCGGCCTGCCGTACCCGGGCGGCCCGCCGATCGACAAGGCGGCGAAGAACGGCAACCCGGCCGCGATCGCGTTCCCGCGCGGCATGACCGGCCCGCGCGACGCGAAGTTCGACTTCTCCTTCTCCGGCTTGAAGACGTCGGTCGCGCGCTGGGTCGAAGGCGCTCAGCGTCGCGGCGAGGAGATCCCGGTGGACGACGTCGCGGCGTCGTTCCAGGAAGCCGTCGCGGACGTCCTGACGGCGAAGGCGATCCGCGCGGCGAAGGAGCAGGGGATCGGCACGATCGTCATCTCCGGCGGCGTGGCGGCGAACTCGCGGCTGTCGTCGCTGGCGGCGGAACGCTGCGCGGCGGCGGGCATCGAGCTGCGCGTCCCGCGGCCGCGGCTGTGCACGGACAACGGCGCGATGATCGCCGCGCTGGGCGCCCACGTGGTGGCGGCCAAGCGCCCCACGGCGGCCCTGGACTTCAGCGCGAACCCGGCCCTCCCGGTCACCGTCATCTCGCTCTAG
- the wecB gene encoding non-hydrolyzing UDP-N-acetylglucosamine 2-epimerase, protein MDVMLLAGTRPEALKLAPLALAMDAHPTLRPILVHSGQHAGMVEQALLPFGLVADAWLDVPSRVTGGQAELVAGLLPALDDALRRLAPAALVVQGDTTTTLAGALAAFWLGIPVVHLEAGLRTHDLTAPFPEEGARQMVSRLAALHLAPTLGAAAELRAEGVARQRIAVTGNTIVDAVLEIAARDLPARDTALALLEMEIAEAGERLVLVTSHRRESWGEPLERTLAAVQLIVAEHPDVQVLFPAHPNPQVRTQVDAALGGLPRVTVTDPLEYPDLVRALRLASLVLTDSGGIQEEAPTFGTPVLVLRDVTERAEVVDAGCAWLVGTDTARIADTAARLLRGELCTAQVGNPYGNGNAAVLAVAAIEELLGVGTPAHRHAAAS, encoded by the coding sequence GTGGATGTGATGTTGCTGGCCGGGACCCGCCCGGAAGCGCTCAAACTCGCGCCGCTGGCGCTGGCCATGGACGCGCACCCGACACTCCGGCCGATCCTGGTCCACAGCGGCCAGCACGCGGGCATGGTCGAGCAGGCGCTGCTGCCGTTCGGCCTGGTCGCCGACGCGTGGCTGGACGTCCCGTCGCGCGTCACCGGCGGACAGGCGGAGCTCGTGGCGGGCCTGCTGCCTGCCCTCGACGACGCGCTGCGCCGGCTCGCCCCGGCCGCGCTGGTCGTCCAGGGCGACACGACGACGACGCTGGCGGGCGCGCTGGCCGCGTTCTGGCTGGGCATCCCGGTGGTGCACCTGGAGGCCGGGCTGCGCACGCACGACCTCACGGCGCCGTTCCCCGAGGAGGGCGCGCGGCAGATGGTGTCCCGCCTGGCCGCGCTGCACCTCGCCCCGACGCTCGGCGCGGCGGCCGAGCTGCGCGCGGAAGGCGTTGCGCGGCAACGCATCGCGGTCACGGGCAACACGATCGTCGACGCGGTGCTGGAGATCGCGGCGCGCGATCTCCCGGCGCGCGACACAGCGCTGGCCTTGCTGGAGATGGAGATCGCGGAGGCCGGCGAGCGGCTGGTGCTGGTGACGTCGCACCGCCGCGAGTCCTGGGGCGAGCCGCTGGAGCGGACGCTCGCCGCGGTGCAGCTGATCGTCGCCGAGCACCCGGACGTCCAGGTACTGTTCCCGGCCCACCCGAACCCGCAGGTCAGGACCCAGGTGGACGCCGCGCTGGGCGGCCTGCCGCGGGTGACGGTGACGGACCCGCTGGAGTACCCGGACCTGGTCCGCGCGCTGCGGCTGGCGTCGCTGGTGCTGACGGACTCGGGCGGTATCCAGGAGGAGGCGCCGACGTTCGGCACGCCGGTGCTGGTCCTGCGCGACGTCACCGAGCGCGCGGAGGTCGTCGACGCGGGGTGCGCGTGGCTGGTGGGTACGGACACGGCCCGCATCGCCGACACCGCGGCCCGCCTGCTGCGCGGCGAGCTGTGCACGGCCCAGGTCGGAAACCCTTACGGCAACGGCAATGCGGCCGTCTTGGCGGTGGCGGCGATCGAGGAGCTGCTGGGCGTCGGGACGCCCGCGCACAGGCACGCCGCGGCTTCCTAG
- a CDS encoding peptidase has protein sequence MYRMPGAGVGVAGGGVGTLAVTGADVGWWLAVGVLLVLLGTVALIAVHRRSRRLSRAREH, from the coding sequence GTGTACAGGATGCCAGGTGCCGGCGTCGGCGTGGCCGGTGGCGGGGTGGGCACCCTCGCCGTCACCGGGGCCGACGTCGGGTGGTGGCTGGCCGTCGGTGTGCTGCTGGTCCTGCTCGGGACCGTCGCGCTGATCGCCGTCCACCGCCGCAGCCGCCGGCTCTCCCGGGCGCGGGAGCACTGA
- a CDS encoding choice-of-anchor P family protein: protein MKSSLVRRGGLLAAVVASVVLAGAAPASAAPGDGSAYGVSVNVTLLGRPAVKVGPLAVANTAGPTTSTVAGANAAGILTAGVITAEAKRDDDSGAVTAKATTADVGLPLLKAALGTVGVKTVEAVCTATQEGVKGSSTLADAKLGSVGAVDANPAPNTQVKVAVGLVNVATIILNEQAKNKDGSLTVNALHVQLLGGVVGALGSGDVIVSSATCGPAAPPMPLASGAGLWVGLGLLGAIALPVGTRFLRNRRTV, encoded by the coding sequence ATGAAGAGCTCCCTCGTGCGCCGTGGCGGACTGCTCGCCGCGGTCGTGGCGAGCGTCGTGCTCGCCGGCGCGGCCCCCGCTTCGGCGGCCCCCGGCGACGGTTCCGCGTACGGCGTCAGCGTGAACGTGACGCTGCTCGGCCGGCCCGCGGTGAAGGTGGGGCCGCTCGCGGTCGCCAACACCGCCGGCCCGACCACGAGCACCGTGGCCGGCGCGAACGCGGCCGGCATCCTGACGGCCGGGGTGATCACCGCCGAGGCCAAGCGTGACGACGACTCCGGCGCGGTGACGGCGAAGGCGACCACCGCCGACGTCGGCCTGCCGCTGCTCAAGGCCGCGCTCGGCACCGTCGGCGTCAAGACCGTCGAAGCCGTCTGCACCGCCACCCAGGAAGGCGTCAAGGGCAGCAGCACGCTGGCCGACGCGAAGCTCGGCAGCGTCGGCGCGGTCGACGCCAACCCGGCGCCGAACACCCAGGTCAAGGTGGCCGTCGGCCTGGTCAACGTCGCGACGATCATCCTGAATGAGCAGGCCAAGAACAAGGACGGCAGCCTCACGGTCAACGCGCTCCACGTGCAGCTGCTCGGCGGTGTCGTCGGCGCGCTCGGCTCGGGTGACGTGATCGTGTCGTCGGCGACCTGTGGCCCGGCCGCGCCGCCGATGCCGCTGGCCTCTGGCGCCGGCCTGTGGGTCGGGCTCGGCCTGCTCGGCGCCATCGCGCTGCCGGTCGGCACGCGTTTCCTCCGCAACCGCCGCACGGTCTGA